One region of Emys orbicularis isolate rEmyOrb1 chromosome 6, rEmyOrb1.hap1, whole genome shotgun sequence genomic DNA includes:
- the UTP15 gene encoding U3 small nucleolar RNA-associated protein 15 homolog, with protein MASYKPVVVQSFPKLGEKITQDTLYWKNYKTPVQIKEFGAVNKIDFSPIPPHNYAVTASSRIHIYGRYSQEPIKTFSRFKDAAYCATYRDDGKLLVAGSEEGVVRLFDISGRAALRQFDGHTKAVHVVDFLSDKYRIFSGADDYTSKLWDIPSATEIVSYSEHTDYVRCGCTSKLNTDLFVTGSYDHTVKVFDVRTEKSVMTVEHGQPVESVLLFPSGGLLVSAGGRYVKVWDILKGGQLLVSLKNHHKTVTCLCLSSSGQRLLSGSLDRHVKVYSTTSYKVVHSFDYAASILSLALAPEDETIVIGMTNGVLNVRHRKHEESKERFPKKKRPGYRTFVKGRNYMPKQEDFFVSKPVRSHLKKYDKLLKSFQVSKALDVVLEARNRTPEITVAVMQELNRRGTLKNALAGRDETQLSVLLAFLIRYVVEPRFAPMLIKVAEMIIDIYLPVVGQSAVIDKQFLRLQEIIEKEIDYQAELLEVLGMMDALFATMTRKKATSLEENKTNGILRVLEQATSN; from the exons ATGGCTAGTTATAAACCTGTAGTGGTTCAGTCATTTCCCAAGCTTGGTGAGAAAATCACACAAGATACTTTGTATTGGAAGAATTACAAG ACTCCTGTTCAAATAAAGGAATTTGGTGCAGTGAATAAAATTGACTTCTCTCCAATTCCTCCACATAATTATGCTGTCACGGCCTCTTCAAGG atCCATATTTATGGTCGGTACTCTCAGGAGCCAATCAAAACATTCTCTCGCTTCAAAGATGCTGCTTATTGTGCTACATATAGAGATGATGGCAAGCTGCTTGTTGCTGGCAGTGAAGAAGGTGTCGTTCGGCTATTTGATATCAGTGGAAGAGCAGCACTGAGACAATTTGATGGTCACACTAA AGCAGTACACGTAGTGGACTTTCTGTCTGATAAATACCGTATATTCTCTGGTGCTGACGATTATACTTCGAAGTTGTGGGATATTCCAAGTGCAACAGAAATTGTGTCGTACAGCGAGCATACGGATTATGTGAGATGTGGCTGTACAAGTAAACTGAACACAGATCTTTTTGTAACAG GTTCATACGATCACACTGTGAAAGTATTTGATGTACGGACAGAAAAAAGTGTTATGACTGTAGAGCATGGACAGCCTGTGGAGAGTGTActtctcttcccttctggggGTCTTCTAGTGTCTGCAG GAGGTCGTTATGTTAAAGTCTGGGACATTCTAAAAGGAGGGCAATTACTAGTATCGCTGAAAAATCACCATAAAACTGTAACCTGTTTATGCCTCAGTAGCTCTGGGCAAAGGCTGCTCTCAGGATCATTAGACAG GCATGTGAAGGTTTACAGTACAACCTCCTACAAAGTAGTCCACAGCTTTGATTATGCTGCGTCAATTCTGAGTCTTGCATTGGCT CCTGAAGATGAAACTATAGTTATAGGTATGACCAATGGGGTACTAAATGTGAGACACAGAAAACACGAAGAAAGCAAAGAACGTTTTCCAAAGAAGAAACGGCCAGGATACAGAACCTTTGTAAAAGGAAGAAACTACATGCCGAAGCAG GAGGATTTCTTTGTCAGTAAACCTGTGAGAAGTCACTTGAAAAAGTATGACAAACTACTAAAAAGCTTCCAGGTATCCAAGGCTCTTGATGTAGTACTTGAG GCCCGTAACAGGACGCCTGAAATTACAGTTGCAGTCATGCAGGAGCTAAATCGCAGAGGAACACTGAAAAATGCACTTGCAGGACGAGATGAAACACAACTTAGCGTCCTCCTGGCTTTCTTGATAAG GTATGTGGTTGAGCCAAGATTTGCCCCTATGCTGATAAAAGTTGCAGAAATGATTATTG ATATTTATCTCCCTGTGGTTGGACAATCGGCAGTCATTGATAAACAATTCTTAAGACTCCAAGAGATCATAGAAAAAGAAATTGATTACCAGGCGGAACTACTTGAAGTTTTGGGAATGATGGATGCACTGTTTGCTACCATGACGAGGAAAAAGGCCACTTCTCTAGAGGAGAACAAAACTAATGGTATTTTGAGGGTTCTGGAACAAGCTACAAGTAACTAA